One window of the Microvirga mediterraneensis genome contains the following:
- a CDS encoding response regulator has translation MHLLPVSLKLSLLSLSGALIMSGFALAAAAYVRNSALVAAAAGLFLLIGAGAPLLIGRQIKQAFRHKDDGTSDELTVFEDVTAASFDPPAEPLLSFAEFSAFEEGPAHEEDDALRRMQKAQAVDRLRDGIAHDLNNRLMVISANIDAAARQLKDQPILQRKLLSALVASDQAAKLIAQSTAFARQGEGKVQYVNIAEQVNSVADLMSHSLLRDTVELRVSLADDLWAIEANPDDIQTAIVTLSAHVRDALPQGGTITLEARNVQVEKGSLPDLTREGDFVQLAIRSAGPEEMRHAPEADLEQSFSVRDLDLSSWLSLRQSLHFLQDLGGASEVRRDGGETSILLYIPRTDAATLLPSSSPSDDEVPDQSVQGHTEILIVDDELEVALALQSTLEEFGYVASIATDAAQAVKSLSVRRPALVLADVAMPGNMNGVMLAREVRQVFPSLPVLLITGNPDVAGGDSEFPLLQKPIVSRDLHLAIQRHLNVHSDSKVIPFFPRASRRAR, from the coding sequence ATGCATCTGCTGCCAGTCTCATTGAAGCTGTCCCTGCTGAGCCTGTCCGGCGCCCTGATCATGTCGGGCTTCGCGCTGGCGGCTGCGGCCTATGTCAGGAATTCGGCCCTCGTCGCCGCGGCGGCGGGGCTTTTCCTGCTGATCGGCGCCGGCGCTCCCCTGCTGATCGGACGGCAGATCAAGCAGGCCTTCCGACACAAGGATGACGGTACGTCCGACGAGCTGACGGTGTTCGAGGACGTAACGGCCGCTTCCTTCGATCCGCCCGCCGAGCCCCTCCTGTCCTTTGCCGAGTTCTCCGCCTTCGAGGAGGGGCCCGCTCATGAGGAAGACGACGCCCTGCGCCGCATGCAGAAGGCGCAGGCCGTCGACCGGCTGCGGGACGGCATCGCTCACGATCTCAACAACCGTCTCATGGTGATCAGCGCCAACATCGATGCGGCCGCCCGCCAGCTGAAGGATCAGCCGATCCTGCAGCGCAAGCTGCTCTCCGCGCTCGTGGCCTCCGACCAGGCCGCCAAGCTCATCGCCCAGTCGACGGCCTTCGCCCGCCAGGGCGAGGGCAAGGTGCAATATGTGAACATTGCCGAGCAGGTGAACTCGGTCGCCGATCTCATGAGCCATTCCCTGTTGCGCGACACGGTCGAGCTGCGGGTCTCCCTCGCGGACGATCTATGGGCCATCGAGGCCAATCCGGACGACATCCAGACCGCTATCGTAACCTTGAGCGCCCATGTCCGTGACGCCCTGCCCCAGGGCGGCACCATCACGCTCGAAGCCCGGAACGTGCAGGTCGAAAAAGGCTCGTTGCCGGATCTCACACGCGAGGGCGACTTCGTGCAGCTCGCGATCCGCAGCGCCGGCCCCGAGGAGATGCGCCATGCTCCGGAGGCCGATCTGGAGCAATCCTTCTCCGTGCGGGATCTCGACCTGTCCTCGTGGCTGTCCCTGCGCCAGAGCCTGCATTTCCTGCAGGACCTCGGCGGCGCGTCGGAAGTGCGGCGGGACGGGGGGGAAACCTCGATCCTCCTGTACATCCCGCGGACCGATGCGGCGACCCTGTTGCCGTCGAGCTCCCCGAGCGACGATGAGGTGCCGGACCAGAGCGTGCAGGGCCACACGGAAATCTTGATCGTGGACGACGAGCTCGAAGTCGCGCTCGCGCTGCAATCGACCCTGGAAGAATTCGGCTATGTCGCCAGCATCGCCACCGATGCGGCGCAGGCCGTGAAATCCTTGAGCGTGCGCAGGCCCGCCCTCGTGCTGGCCGACGTCGCCATGCCCGGGAACATGAACGGCGTCATGCTGGCGCGCGAAGTGCGGCAGGTCTTCCCGAGTCTGCCCGTGCTGCTGATCACCGGCAATCCCGACGTCGCCGGCGGCGACAGCGAGTTCCCGCTGCTCCAGAAGCCCATCGTCAGCCGCGACCTGCATCTGGCGATCCAGCGGCACCTGAACGTACACAGCGACAGCAAGGTCATTCCTTTCTTCCCGCGCGCTTCGCGGCGGGCGCGCTGA
- a CDS encoding DUF1206 domain-containing protein, which produces MPRINPNPVEALARFGYGARGVVYGLVGGLALLAAIGSGGQTGGSRSALQTLLSQPFGKLWLVLIALGLFGFCAWRVLEALTDADNRGSDAKGWGIRVAHLISGVIYAGGLPPAK; this is translated from the coding sequence ATGCCCCGGATCAACCCCAACCCCGTCGAGGCCCTGGCCCGTTTCGGCTACGGAGCGCGGGGGGTTGTCTATGGGCTCGTCGGGGGGCTTGCCCTTCTCGCCGCCATCGGCTCCGGCGGACAGACGGGAGGAAGCCGCAGCGCCCTGCAGACGCTGCTCTCGCAACCGTTCGGGAAGCTCTGGCTGGTCCTGATCGCCCTCGGCCTCTTCGGCTTCTGCGCCTGGCGGGTGCTGGAGGCCCTGACCGACGCCGACAATCGCGGCTCGGACGCGAAGGGCTGGGGCATCAGGGTGGCCCATCTGATCAGCGGCGTCATCTATGCGGGTGGTCTGCCCCCTGCAAAGTGA
- a CDS encoding gamma-glutamyl-gamma-aminobutyrate hydrolase family protein, whose amino-acid sequence MTSPLIGVTTSRRGGWRSYLMHRLALSRAGARAVRLMPGHPLPAEPLQGLVIGGGDDIGAEIYGGQVLPDVRIDPERDKLELGLLKAALPAGLPILGICRGSQMINVALGGTLHTDIYEVYVQAPKMRTVLPRKTVTIEQGSRLDRILNCNPCQVNALHHQSVARLGRGLRIAACDESGIVQAIESESAPFLLGVQWHPELLVWKKPQQRLFAALADAAREASAPLSATALAV is encoded by the coding sequence ATGACGAGCCCCTTGATCGGCGTCACCACGTCAAGGCGTGGCGGATGGCGCAGCTACCTCATGCACCGGCTGGCGCTCTCCCGCGCGGGCGCGCGCGCCGTTCGCCTGATGCCCGGCCATCCGCTGCCGGCGGAACCGTTGCAGGGGCTGGTGATCGGCGGCGGCGACGATATCGGCGCGGAGATCTACGGCGGCCAGGTGCTGCCGGACGTGCGCATCGATCCCGAGCGCGACAAGCTGGAGCTCGGCCTGCTCAAGGCGGCGCTGCCGGCGGGGCTCCCGATCCTCGGCATCTGCCGCGGATCGCAGATGATCAACGTGGCGCTCGGCGGCACCCTGCACACGGACATCTACGAGGTCTATGTCCAGGCGCCGAAGATGCGCACGGTGCTGCCGCGCAAGACCGTGACCATCGAGCAAGGCTCCCGGCTGGACCGAATCCTGAACTGCAATCCCTGTCAGGTGAACGCGCTGCATCACCAATCCGTCGCTCGTCTCGGGCGGGGGCTGAGGATCGCCGCCTGTGACGAGAGCGGCATCGTGCAGGCCATCGAGAGCGAGAGCGCACCGTTCCTGCTCGGAGTCCAATGGCATCCGGAGCTTCTGGTCTGGAAGAAGCCGCAGCAGCGATTGTTCGCGGCTTTGGCAGACGCGGCGCGCGAGGCTTCCGCTCCCCTCTCGGCAACGGCGCTTGCCGTATGA
- a CDS encoding AI-2E family transporter: MQEKAAAPLSHPFDGDAPDARARRVTRLIGAAALVGLALWMIGSYLTAIGWAAIIAISVWPLYRRFQARLGGSRLAAPLLTTIGLAVLLLVPVALVLTEIGRESQFVMEWLTRLQQTGMPVPEWVHRLPLVGQHLDTWWQAHLGRPESAGQLLSGIDSQTLTEWSRTLGGALATRLLHTFLTFLVLFMLLRHGSEIGRHVLAAIDRWFGAPGERLAETMASAVRGTVNGTILVAVGEAILIGIGFVVAGVPHAVLFAFLTAAFAMLPMGAWFAFVTAAIVLVLAGGSVLAAAGVVGWGAAVMLIGDNLVQPALIGGTAHIPFLWTLFGILGGLETFGLIGLFLGPVLMAALLTIWRQQSGPVPDHPA, encoded by the coding sequence ATGCAAGAGAAAGCCGCGGCTCCCTTGTCCCACCCGTTCGACGGCGATGCTCCCGATGCCCGCGCCCGGCGGGTCACGCGCCTGATCGGCGCGGCGGCGCTCGTCGGGCTCGCTCTCTGGATGATCGGCTCCTATCTCACCGCCATCGGCTGGGCGGCGATCATCGCCATCAGCGTCTGGCCGCTCTATCGCCGGTTCCAGGCCCGTCTGGGAGGCTCACGCCTCGCCGCCCCCCTGCTGACGACGATCGGCCTCGCCGTGCTTCTTCTCGTGCCGGTCGCCCTCGTGCTGACCGAGATCGGCCGGGAGAGCCAGTTCGTCATGGAATGGCTCACGCGGCTGCAGCAGACCGGCATGCCGGTGCCCGAATGGGTCCATCGCCTGCCGCTCGTCGGCCAGCATCTGGACACCTGGTGGCAAGCGCATCTGGGCCGCCCGGAATCCGCCGGGCAGCTCTTGAGCGGCATCGACAGCCAGACCCTGACCGAATGGTCGAGAACCCTGGGTGGGGCGCTGGCAACGCGCCTTCTGCATACCTTCCTGACATTCCTGGTCCTGTTCATGCTGCTGCGCCATGGCAGCGAGATCGGCCGGCACGTGCTGGCCGCCATCGATCGCTGGTTCGGGGCGCCAGGCGAACGGCTGGCGGAGACCATGGCGTCGGCCGTGCGCGGGACGGTGAACGGGACGATCCTCGTCGCCGTGGGCGAAGCCATCCTGATCGGCATCGGCTTCGTGGTCGCGGGCGTGCCGCACGCGGTCCTGTTCGCCTTCCTGACCGCCGCCTTCGCCATGCTGCCGATGGGCGCCTGGTTCGCCTTCGTGACCGCCGCCATCGTGCTGGTTCTCGCCGGCGGATCCGTTCTGGCGGCCGCGGGCGTCGTGGGCTGGGGCGCGGCCGTCATGCTGATCGGCGACAATCTCGTCCAGCCGGCCCTGATCGGCGGAACGGCGCATATTCCCTTCCTGTGGACCCTGTTCGGCATCCTCGGCGGCCTCGAGACCTTCGGCCTGATCGGCCTCTTCCTCGGCCCGGTCCTCATGGCCGCCCTCCTGACCATATGGCGGCAGCAGAGCGGGCCTGTTCCGGATCATCCGGCCTAA
- a CDS encoding IS3 family transposase (programmed frameshift) yields MGKKRHTAEEIVSKLRQVDVLTAQGRTVAEAIRQIGVTEVTYYRWRSEYGGLKSDQVKRLKELEMENARLRRAVSDLTLEKLILKEAAFGKLLSPARRRACVRHVIARYGVSERLACRVLGQHRSTQRKIPKQPEDEAALTADIIALATQYGRYGYRRITALLRDAGWLVNKKRVERIWRREGLKVPQKQPKKGRLWLNDGSCIRLRPEYPNHVWSYDFVEDRTHDGRKFRMLNIIDEFTRECLAIRVNRKLKAVDVIDVLSDLFILRGIPGHIRSDNGSEFVAQAVRAWIGAVGAKTAYIEPGSPWENGYCESFNSKLRDELLKGEIFYTLQEAKVVIENWRRHYNTVRPHSSLGYRPPAPEVLVLASKLASRPTLN; encoded by the exons ATGGGCAAGAAGCGGCATACAGCCGAAGAGATCGTTTCCAAGTTGCGGCAGGTTGACGTGCTGACGGCACAAGGCCGGACAGTCGCGGAGGCGATCCGGCAGATTGGTGTGACGGAGGTCACGTACTACAGGTGGCGCTCCGAGTACGGCGGCCTCAAATCCGACCAGGTCAAGCGGCTCAAGGAACTCGAGATGGAGAACGCCCGGTTGCGTCGAGCGGTCTCGGATCTCACCCTGGAGAAGCTCATCCTCAAGGAGGCCGCCT TCGGGAAACTACTGAGCCCCGCCCGCCGTCGCGCCTGTGTGCGGCATGTGATCGCCAGGTACGGCGTCTCAGAACGGCTGGCCTGCCGGGTCCTGGGCCAGCACCGTTCCACCCAGCGCAAGATCCCCAAGCAGCCGGAAGATGAGGCGGCCCTGACCGCCGACATCATTGCCTTGGCCACCCAGTACGGCCGCTATGGCTACCGGCGCATCACGGCCCTGCTGCGGGACGCCGGCTGGCTGGTGAACAAGAAGCGGGTCGAGCGGATCTGGCGACGGGAGGGGCTCAAAGTGCCGCAAAAGCAACCGAAGAAGGGGCGGCTCTGGCTCAACGACGGATCCTGCATCCGGCTGAGGCCGGAGTATCCCAACCACGTCTGGAGCTACGACTTTGTCGAGGATCGCACCCATGACGGGCGCAAGTTCCGCATGCTCAACATCATTGACGAGTTCACGCGTGAATGCCTGGCCATCCGAGTGAACCGGAAGCTGAAAGCCGTCGATGTCATCGACGTGCTCTCGGACCTGTTCATCCTGCGCGGTATTCCGGGCCATATTCGTTCCGACAACGGCAGCGAATTCGTGGCCCAAGCGGTTCGGGCCTGGATCGGTGCGGTTGGGGCGAAGACGGCTTACATTGAGCCGGGTAGTCCCTGGGAGAACGGCTATTGCGAGAGCTTCAACTCGAAGCTTCGCGATGAACTGCTGAAAGGAGAGATCTTCTACACCCTGCAGGAGGCAAAGGTGGTGATCGAAAATTGGCGCCGCCATTACAACACGGTGCGCCCGCACTCATCCTTGGGCTACCGACCGCCCGCACCAGAGGTCCTGGTCCTGGCTTCCAAGCTGGCGTCCAGACCAACGCTGAATTAA
- a CDS encoding YoaK family protein, translated as MSAQSTKPETRDFTIRAVKTIAAFERTNVTDTLLGMSLTFVAGAINAGGFLAVGQYTSHMSGIFSSMADNLALGSLGLASLGLLGFLPFVMGAACSAMLINWGRRHHLGSRYAMPLMVESFLLLGFGILGWLAHPSPGFVAVAIPLLCFIMGLQNATVTKISGARMRTTHVTGIVTDIGIELGKLLYWNRNAHNPDRIMADREKLRLLVLLLASFFIGGVIGAVGFSHVGFLFALPFALLLLLLAGPPLAEDAATLARRMTKR; from the coding sequence ATGAGCGCCCAGTCGACAAAGCCGGAAACGCGCGACTTCACCATCCGGGCGGTGAAGACCATCGCGGCTTTCGAGCGGACGAACGTGACGGATACCCTGCTGGGCATGTCCCTCACCTTCGTGGCCGGGGCCATCAATGCCGGCGGTTTCCTCGCCGTCGGCCAGTACACGTCGCACATGTCGGGCATCTTCTCGTCCATGGCCGACAATCTCGCCTTGGGTTCGCTGGGACTGGCGAGCCTGGGGCTCCTGGGGTTCCTGCCCTTCGTCATGGGGGCTGCCTGCTCGGCCATGCTGATCAACTGGGGCCGGCGGCATCACCTGGGCAGCCGCTACGCCATGCCGCTGATGGTCGAATCTTTCCTGCTTCTCGGCTTCGGGATCCTGGGCTGGCTCGCCCATCCGTCGCCGGGCTTCGTCGCGGTCGCGATCCCCCTGCTCTGCTTCATCATGGGCCTGCAGAACGCCACCGTGACGAAGATCTCCGGCGCGCGCATGCGCACCACCCATGTGACCGGCATCGTCACGGATATCGGCATCGAACTCGGCAAGCTACTCTACTGGAACCGGAATGCGCATAATCCGGACCGGATCATGGCGGACCGCGAGAAGCTGCGCCTGCTCGTCCTGCTGCTCGCGTCGTTCTTCATCGGGGGCGTTATAGGAGCCGTCGGGTTCAGCCATGTCGGCTTCCTCTTCGCGCTTCCCTTCGCTCTCCTGCTGCTTCTGCTGGCCGGGCCGCCCCTTGCGGAGGATGCCGCGACCCTGGCCCGCCGAATGACGAAGCGCTGA
- a CDS encoding amidoligase family protein encodes MAQPALSTEIEFDLPPVLLNGQGQMRTVGIEIEFVGPSAETTVQALQEALGGRLIEQDPHAFALKESAVGDLTVELDSRILHPGKQAGTQKGVLPKIAALFGFAARYLVPCELVTAPIPVDRLQEINRILTILRRVGAKGTQDGPFYAFGLHFNPEIPHRDAATLTAFMKSFALLNPWLRREASPDATRNLLGFADPFPTEYVRRIGDPGYWPDIRTFIDDYLGYNATRNRDLDLLPLLHDFDAARVRAVLPNEKINGRPTFHYRLPDARVSDPGWSIAPDWNRWVCVERLAADREKLDAVGAAYLSFEGEDKSWANVVEQIVRS; translated from the coding sequence ATGGCGCAGCCGGCGCTTTCAACCGAGATCGAATTCGACCTGCCGCCGGTCCTGCTCAACGGGCAGGGGCAGATGCGCACGGTCGGGATCGAGATCGAGTTCGTGGGGCCCTCCGCCGAGACGACCGTCCAGGCCCTCCAAGAGGCGCTCGGCGGCAGGCTCATCGAGCAGGACCCCCATGCCTTCGCCCTGAAGGAATCGGCCGTCGGCGACCTGACGGTGGAACTCGACAGCCGGATCCTGCACCCGGGCAAGCAGGCTGGGACCCAGAAGGGCGTCCTGCCCAAGATTGCGGCCCTGTTCGGCTTCGCGGCCCGCTATCTCGTCCCGTGCGAGCTCGTCACGGCGCCGATCCCGGTCGACCGGCTGCAGGAGATCAACCGAATCCTGACGATCCTGCGCAGGGTCGGCGCCAAGGGCACGCAGGACGGGCCCTTCTACGCCTTCGGCCTGCACTTCAACCCGGAGATTCCGCACCGGGACGCGGCGACCCTCACGGCCTTTATGAAAAGCTTCGCCCTGCTCAATCCGTGGCTCCGGCGCGAGGCTTCGCCGGACGCCACGCGCAATCTGCTGGGCTTCGCCGATCCTTTTCCGACCGAATACGTCCGCAGGATCGGCGATCCGGGCTATTGGCCGGACATTCGCACCTTCATCGACGATTATCTCGGCTACAACGCGACCCGGAACCGGGATCTCGATCTCCTGCCGCTCCTGCACGACTTCGATGCGGCGCGGGTCCGTGCCGTGCTGCCGAACGAGAAGATCAACGGCCGCCCCACCTTCCATTACCGCCTGCCCGACGCCCGGGTGAGCGATCCCGGCTGGAGCATCGCGCCGGACTGGAACCGCTGGGTCTGCGTCGAGCGGCTGGCCGCGGACCGGGAGAAGCTGGATGCGGTCGGCGCGGCCTATCTGTCTTTCGAGGGCGAGGACAAGAGCTGGGCCAACGTGGTGGAGCAGATCGTACGGTCATGA
- a CDS encoding glycoside hydrolase family 3 N-terminal domain-containing protein, with product MRLSDVPGLTQLALALALTVSFLPTAGAQESQEQAIERRVNELLGRMTLEEKVGQLNLVSHGPPLRWEDISEGKAGAVLNFNSAQDVARAQALVRESRLKIPLLFGLDVLHGFRTQFPLPLGEAAAFSPRVSRLASEWAAKEASHVGVNWTFAPMADLSRDSRWGRIVEGFGEDPTLGAALTAARVEGFRKGGLAAAAKHFAGYGAPQGGRDYDTTYIPRAEMYDTYLPPFRAAVEAGTASFMAAFNALNGEPSTANPWLLTDVLRTQWGFDGFVTSDWVGIGELVNHGIAADGAEAARKAILAGVDMDMMGQLYINHLPDEVRAGRVPESVIDESVRRVLRTKFRLGLFDRPDVDSSHQDSEFPSPESRQAAREVARETFVLLQNRDDVLPIPSKVRSIAVVGPLADAPQDQMGPHAARGHKEDSVTILEGVRRRAQNAGIAVRHAPACDLFCRNTDALPAAIEAARQSDFVIAVFGEPQELSGEAASRARMDLNGKQIEVLEELAKTGKPVALVIMGGRPQVLGPVADRIPSILMAWYPGTEAGPAVADVLFGDVSPSGKLPLTWPRATGQLPLYYNRLPTGRPTLANNRFTLHYIDENVAPLYPFGWGLSYTHFAYSDARIASRQLDEGQVLEVSVTVKNAGARDGQEVVQLYTRDPVASRSRPLRELKAFEKIALKPGETKQVTLRVPVESLGFHFDDGTYLVEAGAIQVFVGGSSLADQVGEAEILKTLRIPPLERRASVSTGVAQ from the coding sequence GTGCGGCTTTCTGATGTCCCTGGCTTGACGCAACTGGCGCTTGCATTGGCCCTCACGGTCTCGTTTCTCCCAACGGCAGGTGCCCAGGAATCCCAAGAGCAGGCCATCGAGCGCCGCGTGAACGAGCTTCTCGGACGGATGACCCTGGAAGAGAAGGTCGGCCAGCTGAATCTCGTCTCCCACGGTCCGCCGCTGCGCTGGGAGGACATCTCCGAGGGAAAGGCTGGAGCCGTCCTGAACTTCAACAGCGCCCAGGACGTGGCGCGCGCCCAGGCTCTGGTCCGGGAAAGTCGCCTGAAGATTCCGCTGCTCTTCGGTCTCGACGTCCTGCACGGTTTCCGCACCCAGTTTCCCTTGCCGCTAGGTGAGGCTGCAGCCTTCAGCCCGCGTGTCTCCCGGCTCGCCTCCGAGTGGGCCGCCAAGGAAGCGTCCCATGTGGGCGTGAACTGGACCTTCGCGCCCATGGCCGACCTGTCGCGCGACAGCCGCTGGGGGCGCATCGTCGAAGGTTTCGGCGAGGATCCCACGCTCGGCGCCGCCCTCACGGCGGCCCGCGTGGAAGGCTTCCGCAAAGGCGGGCTCGCGGCGGCGGCCAAGCATTTCGCGGGCTACGGCGCTCCGCAGGGCGGGCGCGACTACGACACGACCTACATCCCGCGCGCGGAAATGTACGACACCTATCTTCCGCCGTTCCGGGCGGCCGTGGAGGCGGGCACGGCAAGCTTCATGGCCGCCTTCAACGCCCTGAACGGCGAACCCTCGACGGCGAATCCGTGGCTGCTGACGGATGTGCTGCGCACCCAGTGGGGTTTCGACGGCTTCGTGACCTCCGATTGGGTCGGCATCGGCGAGCTCGTCAACCACGGCATCGCGGCCGATGGCGCGGAGGCCGCCCGCAAGGCGATCCTCGCCGGCGTCGACATGGACATGATGGGGCAGCTCTACATCAACCATCTACCAGACGAAGTGCGCGCCGGCCGGGTGCCGGAAAGCGTGATCGACGAATCCGTGCGGCGCGTGCTGCGCACCAAGTTCCGCTTAGGATTGTTCGATCGCCCCGACGTGGATTCCTCCCACCAGGATTCGGAATTTCCGTCGCCGGAGTCGCGCCAGGCTGCCCGCGAGGTCGCCCGCGAGACCTTCGTGCTGCTGCAGAACCGGGACGACGTGCTGCCGATCCCGTCGAAGGTCCGTTCCATCGCGGTCGTCGGCCCGCTCGCCGATGCGCCCCAGGATCAGATGGGTCCCCACGCGGCGCGTGGCCACAAGGAGGACAGCGTCACGATCCTCGAAGGCGTGCGCCGCCGCGCGCAGAACGCGGGCATCGCGGTGCGGCACGCTCCGGCCTGCGACCTGTTCTGCCGCAACACGGACGCGCTGCCCGCGGCGATCGAGGCCGCCCGGCAGTCGGATTTCGTGATCGCCGTCTTCGGCGAGCCGCAGGAATTGTCCGGCGAGGCGGCCTCGCGGGCCCGCATGGACCTCAACGGCAAGCAGATCGAAGTGCTGGAGGAGCTTGCCAAGACCGGCAAGCCCGTCGCCCTCGTCATCATGGGCGGACGTCCGCAGGTGCTCGGCCCGGTGGCGGACCGCATTCCGTCGATTCTGATGGCCTGGTATCCGGGGACGGAAGCGGGGCCAGCCGTGGCCGACGTGCTGTTCGGCGACGTGAGCCCGAGCGGAAAGCTTCCGCTCACCTGGCCGCGCGCCACGGGCCAGCTGCCGCTCTACTACAACCGGCTTCCCACCGGCCGCCCCACCCTGGCCAACAACCGCTTCACCCTGCATTACATCGACGAGAACGTCGCGCCGCTCTACCCCTTCGGCTGGGGCCTGAGCTACACGCATTTCGCCTATTCCGATGCGAGGATCGCGAGCCGGCAGCTCGACGAGGGTCAGGTCCTGGAGGTCTCCGTCACCGTGAAGAACGCGGGCGCGCGGGACGGCCAGGAGGTCGTGCAGCTCTACACCCGCGATCCAGTGGCGAGCCGCAGCCGCCCCCTGCGCGAGCTGAAGGCCTTCGAGAAGATCGCCCTCAAGCCCGGCGAGACGAAGCAGGTGACCCTGCGCGTTCCCGTCGAGTCCCTCGGCTTCCATTTCGACGACGGCACCTATCTGGTCGAGGCCGGCGCCATCCAGGTTTTCGTCGGCGGCTCTTCGCTCGCGGATCAGGTCGGCGAGGCCGAGATCCTCAAGACCCTCCGCATCCCGCCCCTGGAGCGGCGCGCCTCCGTGTCGACCGGCGTCGCGCAGTAA
- a CDS encoding glycoside hydrolase family 19 protein yields the protein MFTCLSALIIVTLPFLTGVAFAKTKPQPRDVVVIDAASLARFSPRARADVVSTMVSNWKIASQAGIVGTKRIEHFIAQLATETGGFRYLAENLNYSAARLLQIFPRRVSPEMAAQLANQPVRIANFVYGNRLGNRLPEDGWIYRGSGLVQLTGRGNFASRGSELNIKLEEEPDLARTPFGAFQTAVAYWKARGINTIADKDDIASVRKAVNGGINGLAESRIWLARAQRYLRSSTGSFEEPGLTSSERNAVADQLKVLGILPTGPGAFVDPDLSVYLKQLQRARGIDETGKLDEDTLYEITDPAHFKADSGKQFASATTDEYSHVLEKPGDEAAFKLFLGQLPKITITDDREVARDYYLVEGDTLSSADEVRAHLNEIRGQKDKNAASPPSGELLVMTDRSGRPQFWARGQRHLSYTVRKSSFRSLNEYHDVVERMKLAASAWVWPAPCR from the coding sequence ATGTTCACGTGTCTTTCTGCGCTCATAATTGTCACGCTTCCGTTCCTTACGGGCGTCGCTTTCGCCAAGACCAAGCCGCAGCCCAGGGATGTTGTTGTTATTGATGCTGCGAGCCTCGCTAGATTTTCTCCGAGAGCGCGAGCGGATGTCGTGTCCACGATGGTGTCGAATTGGAAGATCGCTAGCCAAGCAGGAATTGTCGGAACGAAAAGGATCGAGCATTTCATAGCGCAATTAGCCACGGAGACAGGTGGCTTTCGATATTTGGCGGAAAATCTCAATTATTCGGCCGCCCGCTTGCTGCAGATTTTTCCGAGGCGAGTTAGTCCCGAGATGGCGGCCCAATTGGCGAACCAGCCGGTTAGAATTGCGAACTTCGTTTATGGAAACCGGCTCGGAAACCGACTTCCCGAGGATGGTTGGATTTATAGAGGCTCTGGATTGGTCCAATTGACTGGACGGGGAAACTTCGCCAGCCGAGGCTCCGAATTAAACATTAAACTCGAAGAGGAGCCAGACCTCGCCAGAACCCCGTTCGGGGCGTTCCAGACAGCAGTAGCTTACTGGAAGGCTCGCGGAATTAACACGATCGCGGATAAGGACGATATTGCGAGTGTCCGCAAGGCCGTCAATGGCGGAATAAATGGACTTGCTGAGTCACGAATTTGGTTAGCCAGAGCGCAGCGATATCTTCGTAGTTCAACGGGGAGTTTTGAAGAGCCGGGACTTACCTCCAGTGAACGCAATGCCGTCGCTGACCAGCTGAAAGTGTTAGGAATACTGCCCACCGGTCCCGGTGCGTTCGTAGATCCCGACCTGTCAGTGTATCTTAAGCAACTGCAAAGAGCGCGTGGGATTGATGAAACCGGCAAATTAGATGAGGATACCCTGTATGAAATAACTGATCCCGCGCATTTCAAAGCTGATTCTGGGAAACAATTTGCATCAGCAACGACCGATGAATACTCCCATGTGCTAGAGAAGCCTGGCGACGAAGCGGCCTTTAAGCTCTTCTTGGGTCAACTCCCGAAAATCACGATTACAGATGATCGAGAGGTTGCTCGCGACTATTATCTGGTTGAAGGAGATACGCTTTCAAGTGCCGACGAGGTGAGAGCCCATCTGAATGAAATTCGAGGGCAGAAAGATAAAAACGCAGCTTCTCCTCCCTCAGGCGAACTCCTTGTAATGACAGATCGTAGCGGTCGACCTCAGTTCTGGGCCCGAGGACAAAGGCATTTAAGCTATACGGTTAGGAAGTCCTCCTTTAGGAGCTTGAATGAATATCATGATGTTGTTGAACGAATGAAGCTTGCTGCATCCGCTTGGGTATGGCCTGCCCCATGTAGGTGA